In the genome of Nocardia sp. NBC_00416, one region contains:
- a CDS encoding AI-2E family transporter, producing the protein MTDQAPGAADSASGSAGSERWAIPRGLIVLLVAAATVVAITGAKAFSGVLGPVFLALMLVIAAQPIQTWIQRRGRPAWVGMIAALVVVYLVLLGLAAALVVSAAQLATALPDYSDQFSSLFDQVRSLLERFGVDHDRIQHALSGFDIGKLVDVLEAALRELAGVFSNLLFVLALLLFMAFDGMSVGRRMGAVAGLRPDIAHALTTFVAGTRKYLIVSTVFGLIVAVLDGVALWMLAVPFPLLWGLLSFITNYIPNIGFVIGLIPPALLALLDGGFGKMVWVIVLYCVFNVLVQSVIQPKYVGDAVGLSVTVTFLSLVFWAWVLGALGALLAIPLTLLAKALLFDIDPSTRWMDVLISDRPPASEPEDTTDADPAS; encoded by the coding sequence GTGACCGATCAGGCCCCCGGCGCGGCCGACTCCGCGTCGGGGAGCGCCGGATCGGAGCGGTGGGCGATCCCGCGCGGTCTCATCGTGCTGCTCGTCGCGGCCGCCACGGTCGTGGCCATCACCGGGGCGAAAGCGTTCTCCGGTGTGCTCGGCCCGGTGTTCCTGGCCCTGATGCTGGTGATCGCGGCGCAGCCCATCCAGACCTGGATCCAGCGCCGCGGCCGTCCCGCGTGGGTGGGCATGATCGCCGCTCTGGTGGTGGTGTATCTGGTGCTGCTGGGCCTTGCGGCCGCGCTGGTGGTGTCCGCGGCCCAGTTGGCGACGGCCCTGCCGGACTATTCCGACCAGTTCTCCTCGCTGTTCGATCAGGTTCGTTCGCTGCTGGAGCGGTTCGGTGTGGACCATGACCGGATACAGCACGCGCTGAGCGGATTCGATATCGGCAAACTGGTCGACGTCCTCGAAGCCGCGCTGCGCGAACTCGCCGGTGTGTTCTCGAATCTGCTGTTCGTGCTCGCCCTGCTGCTGTTCATGGCGTTCGACGGCATGTCCGTCGGGCGCCGGATGGGCGCGGTCGCGGGTTTGCGTCCCGATATCGCCCATGCCCTGACCACCTTCGTCGCCGGCACCCGCAAATACCTGATCGTCTCCACCGTTTTCGGGCTCATCGTGGCGGTGCTCGACGGTGTGGCGCTGTGGATGCTGGCCGTGCCGTTCCCGTTGCTGTGGGGACTGCTGTCGTTCATCACCAACTACATCCCGAATATCGGTTTCGTGATCGGGTTGATCCCGCCCGCGCTGCTGGCCCTGCTCGACGGCGGGTTCGGGAAGATGGTGTGGGTGATCGTGCTCTACTGCGTGTTCAACGTGTTGGTGCAGTCGGTGATCCAGCCCAAGTACGTGGGCGACGCGGTCGGGCTCAGTGTCACGGTCACCTTCCTGTCCCTGGTTTTCTGGGCCTGGGTGCTGGGCGCGCTCGGGGCATTGTTGGCCATTCCGCTCACCCTGCTCGCCAAGGCGCTGCTGTTCGATATCGATCCGTCGACGCGCTGGATGGACGTGCTGATCAGCGATCGGCCGCCCGCTTCCGAACCGGAGGACACGACCGACGCCGACCCCGCGTCCTGA
- a CDS encoding DUF7144 family membrane protein, translated as MTTAREPMTSSSGHAPLRQGVAAGTSIAAAILLLTVGVLSVLEGIAAVAEDELFVVGVDYVYEFDVTTWGWIHIVLGALLILAAIGLMTGTGWGRVFAICIAALSILANFMWLPYYPWWSILVIALNIVVIWAIATWRPRA; from the coding sequence ATGACAACCGCACGGGAACCGATGACGAGTAGTTCCGGCCACGCCCCGCTGCGGCAGGGGGTCGCCGCCGGCACCTCCATCGCCGCCGCCATCCTCTTGCTGACCGTCGGTGTGTTGTCGGTCCTGGAGGGCATCGCCGCGGTCGCCGAGGACGAATTGTTCGTCGTCGGCGTCGACTACGTCTACGAGTTCGACGTCACCACCTGGGGCTGGATCCATATCGTGCTGGGTGCGTTGCTGATCCTCGCCGCGATCGGGCTGATGACGGGCACGGGTTGGGGACGGGTGTTCGCGATCTGTATCGCCGCGCTGTCCATCCTCGCCAATTTCATGTGGCTGCCTTATTACCCGTGGTGGTCGATCCTGGTCATCGCCCTCAATATCGTCGTGATCTGGGCGATCGCCACGTGGCGGCCGCGGGCCTGA
- a CDS encoding GAP family protein, whose protein sequence is MGTVIGDLLPLAVGVAISPIPVVAAILMILSKNASAAAGGFAVGWTAGIALATAVFALLAGVIGLSSDTEPGAAVSWIKIVLGLLLLGVAVAQWRHRADTAEPGWMRGIDRITAAKAVALGAALAAVNPKNLLLCVSAGVVVGTSGLGVGTQIVAVVVFTVIAAASVLGVVIGYAVAADRLRGGLDRARVWLEANNHLVMATVLLVMGSVVLGKGIGGL, encoded by the coding sequence ATGGGCACAGTGATCGGTGATCTGCTCCCCTTGGCGGTAGGTGTGGCGATCTCGCCGATTCCCGTGGTCGCGGCCATCTTGATGATCTTGTCGAAGAACGCGTCGGCGGCCGCGGGCGGATTCGCCGTCGGCTGGACGGCCGGGATCGCGCTCGCGACCGCGGTGTTCGCGCTGCTCGCCGGTGTGATCGGCCTGTCCTCGGATACCGAACCCGGTGCGGCAGTGTCCTGGATCAAGATCGTGCTGGGACTGCTGTTGCTGGGGGTGGCGGTCGCGCAGTGGCGTCACCGTGCCGATACCGCCGAGCCCGGCTGGATGCGGGGTATCGATCGGATCACCGCCGCCAAAGCCGTGGCGCTGGGCGCGGCGCTCGCGGCGGTGAATCCGAAGAACCTGCTGCTGTGCGTGTCGGCAGGAGTGGTCGTGGGTACGAGCGGACTGGGTGTGGGCACGCAGATCGTGGCCGTGGTCGTATTCACTGTGATCGCCGCGGCGAGTGTCCTGGGCGTGGTCATCGGCTACGCGGTCGCGGCCGATCGGTTGCGCGGCGGGCTGGATCGGGCCCGGGTCTGGCTGGAGGCCAACAACCATCTGGTGATGGCGACTGTGCTGCTGGTGATGGGATCGGTGGTCCTCGGTAAAGGGATCGGTGGCCTGTGA
- a CDS encoding SulP family inorganic anion transporter, with protein sequence MWIRPDVVAGLTVWAVLVPEALAYATIAGVPPVVGLYAAVPSLVLYALAGSSRHLIVGPMSATAALSAALITPLAAADGGRYLALTTALAIATGVVGMLAGLLRLGFVASFISEPVLKGFIIGLALVIIIGQVPKLLGIEKHEGDFFEQAWGVLTGLGDADWRTLLIGLSSLVLVLGLKRWLPLVPGSLLAVLAGILLVAVLDLDAKGVSIVGHIDAGLPTPGLPDGVATRDYLDLLGPAVGVLLIGFAEGLGAAKTYAAKSGYEVDPNRELFGLGAANLGSGFVSGMVVNGSLSKTAVNGSAGAKSQVSGLVVAALTVLTLLFLTGLFEQLPEATLAAVVIAAVVELVDIAALRRLYRVWSEWLGGIYGAAARADFIAAVAALLGVLFFDTLPGLLIGIGIAMVLLVYRTSQPHIAALAPSGPLWLDVARHPDLTQRPDLLVVRVESGLYFVNADHVRRRVEQLCTDRTRLVVLDAETSPVIDVTAATMLIDLRDTLARRRVDFRVARSIGQFGDELEAAEPGSHRIRVYPTVAAAVGETARPDHPPGERR encoded by the coding sequence ATGTGGATACGGCCGGATGTGGTCGCGGGCCTCACTGTCTGGGCGGTGCTGGTGCCCGAGGCGCTGGCCTACGCCACGATCGCCGGCGTCCCGCCGGTGGTCGGACTGTACGCCGCGGTGCCGTCGCTGGTCCTGTACGCGCTGGCGGGCAGCTCCCGCCACCTGATCGTCGGACCGATGTCGGCGACGGCCGCCCTGTCGGCCGCGCTGATCACTCCGCTGGCGGCGGCCGACGGCGGCCGCTACCTCGCGCTCACCACCGCGCTGGCCATCGCGACCGGTGTGGTCGGCATGCTGGCCGGACTCCTGCGGCTGGGGTTCGTGGCGTCGTTCATCTCCGAGCCGGTGCTGAAGGGGTTCATCATCGGGCTGGCGCTGGTGATCATCATCGGCCAGGTTCCCAAGCTGCTGGGCATCGAGAAACACGAGGGCGATTTCTTCGAGCAGGCATGGGGCGTGCTGACCGGCCTCGGTGACGCCGACTGGCGGACCCTGCTGATCGGCCTGTCGAGCCTGGTGCTCGTACTGGGTCTCAAGCGCTGGCTGCCGCTGGTACCCGGCTCGCTGCTCGCCGTGCTGGCCGGGATCCTGCTGGTCGCCGTGCTCGACCTGGACGCGAAGGGGGTTTCGATCGTCGGCCATATCGATGCCGGCCTGCCGACCCCGGGTCTGCCGGACGGCGTGGCGACGCGGGACTATCTCGATCTGCTCGGGCCCGCCGTGGGGGTGCTGCTGATCGGATTCGCCGAGGGCCTCGGCGCCGCCAAGACCTATGCGGCCAAGTCCGGCTACGAGGTGGACCCCAACCGGGAGCTTTTCGGTCTGGGCGCCGCCAACCTCGGGTCGGGTTTCGTTTCCGGAATGGTGGTCAACGGCAGTCTCTCCAAGACCGCGGTGAACGGATCGGCCGGGGCCAAGAGTCAGGTCAGCGGTTTGGTGGTGGCCGCGCTCACCGTGCTCACCCTGTTGTTCCTCACCGGTCTGTTCGAACAATTGCCCGAGGCGACGCTGGCCGCCGTGGTGATCGCGGCCGTCGTCGAACTGGTCGATATCGCGGCGCTGCGCCGGCTGTACCGGGTCTGGAGTGAATGGCTCGGTGGGATCTACGGCGCCGCCGCCCGCGCAGATTTCATCGCGGCGGTGGCCGCACTGCTGGGCGTGCTGTTCTTCGACACGCTGCCCGGACTGCTCATCGGGATCGGTATCGCTATGGTGCTGCTGGTCTACCGCACCTCGCAGCCGCATATCGCGGCACTCGCACCGAGCGGCCCGCTGTGGCTGGATGTGGCCCGGCACCCCGATCTCACCCAGCGCCCGGATCTGTTGGTGGTGCGGGTGGAATCGGGCCTGTACTTCGTCAACGCCGACCATGTCCGCCGCCGCGTCGAGCAGCTGTGCACCGACCGGACCCGGCTCGTGGTCCTGGACGCCGAGACCTCACCGGTCATCGACGTCACCGCCGCGACCATGCTGATCGATCTGCGCGACACCCTCGCTCGCCGGCGCGTCGACTTCCGCGTCGCGCGCTCGATCGGACAGTTCGGCGACGAACTCGAGGCCGCGGAACCGGGCAGTCACCGGATCCGCGTGTATCCGACCGTCGCGGCGGCAGTGGGGGAGACGGCACGGCCGGATCACCCGCCGGGCGAGCGCCGGTGA
- a CDS encoding LapA family protein — protein MTERAPKPSLLSRVSLNQWLALALTIVAVVFIIQNRDRVNIHFLLITVGSPMWLILLIMFVAGLLAGWLTGRRARR, from the coding sequence ATGACCGAACGCGCACCCAAGCCGTCACTGCTGTCCCGCGTCTCGCTGAACCAGTGGCTGGCCCTCGCCCTGACGATCGTCGCCGTGGTGTTCATCATCCAGAACCGCGACCGGGTGAACATCCACTTCCTGCTGATCACGGTCGGATCGCCGATGTGGCTCATCCTGCTGATCATGTTCGTGGCCGGTCTGCTCGCCGGTTGGCTGACCGGCCGACGCGCGCGACGCTGA
- a CDS encoding alkyl/aryl-sulfatase — MTILDFDDTADFGNATRGFMAELDPPVIKAADGRVVYDIGAYEFLDGDCPDTANPSLWRQGQLCSKQGLFQVAEGIYQIRNLDLSNMTLVEGRDGVVVIDPLLSVETAAAGLALYRAQRGDRPVTGMIYTHSHADHFGGSRGVLPVGHPPVPILAPVGFLEHAVSENVYAGNAMTRRAVFMYGAALPKAPDAHIGAGLGITTSVGTISLIPPTVDITHTGQEEEIDGVRMIFQLTPGTEAPAEMNFLFPDRRALCMAENATHNMHNVLTLRGALVRDSRVWARYLDEAIARFGDKADVAFASHHWPTWGRENWTAWLAGQRDMYAYLHDQTLRLTNEGYTGPEIAERFEFPPALDKIWANRGYYGSTSHNVKAIYQRYMGWYDGNPAHLWEHPPVAQAQRYVADYGGIEAIVAKGRGYADTGDLRFAATLLGHAVFAEPGNDSAKEALAQVYDRLGHGAENGTWRNFYLTGAQELRKGPSPTDIQSASPEMMTALTLEMIVDSLAVRIDGLRAAAVDFAMDWELTDENRVHRITLSNGALSHRTPTSETPVAGPADLTLTLTKKQLLKAVGGQGFEGVTITGDKSLLETFIGLLETPDPQFPIVTP, encoded by the coding sequence ATGACCATTCTGGACTTCGACGACACCGCCGATTTCGGCAACGCGACCCGCGGGTTCATGGCCGAACTCGACCCGCCGGTGATCAAAGCCGCCGACGGTCGGGTGGTCTACGACATCGGCGCCTACGAATTCTTGGACGGGGACTGCCCGGACACCGCGAACCCCAGCCTGTGGCGGCAGGGACAACTCTGCAGCAAACAGGGACTGTTCCAGGTGGCCGAGGGTATTTACCAGATACGCAACCTGGACCTGTCGAATATGACCCTGGTCGAGGGCCGCGACGGCGTCGTCGTGATCGACCCCCTGCTGTCCGTGGAGACCGCGGCGGCCGGTCTGGCCCTCTACCGCGCGCAACGCGGCGACCGGCCGGTGACCGGCATGATCTACACCCATTCGCACGCCGACCATTTCGGCGGTTCGCGGGGCGTGCTGCCGGTCGGCCACCCGCCGGTGCCGATCCTGGCTCCGGTCGGCTTCCTGGAGCACGCGGTGAGCGAGAACGTCTACGCCGGTAACGCCATGACCCGACGCGCGGTCTTCATGTACGGCGCGGCGCTGCCGAAAGCGCCCGACGCCCATATCGGCGCCGGACTGGGTATCACCACCTCCGTCGGGACCATCTCGCTGATCCCGCCCACTGTGGACATCACCCACACCGGGCAGGAGGAGGAGATCGACGGAGTCCGGATGATCTTCCAGCTCACCCCGGGCACCGAGGCGCCGGCCGAAATGAACTTCCTGTTCCCCGACCGCCGCGCCCTCTGCATGGCCGAGAACGCGACGCACAATATGCACAACGTGTTGACGCTGCGCGGTGCGCTGGTACGCGATTCCCGGGTCTGGGCCCGATATCTCGACGAGGCCATCGCCCGGTTCGGCGATAAGGCCGATGTCGCCTTCGCCTCCCACCATTGGCCGACCTGGGGTCGGGAGAACTGGACCGCGTGGCTCGCGGGCCAGCGCGATATGTACGCCTACCTCCACGATCAGACCCTGCGCCTGACCAACGAGGGGTACACCGGACCGGAGATCGCCGAACGGTTCGAGTTCCCGCCCGCGCTCGACAAGATCTGGGCCAACCGCGGCTACTACGGCTCCACCAGCCACAACGTCAAAGCGATCTATCAGCGGTACATGGGTTGGTACGACGGGAATCCCGCGCATCTGTGGGAGCATCCGCCGGTCGCGCAGGCGCAGCGCTACGTCGCCGACTACGGCGGCATCGAGGCGATCGTCGCGAAGGGCCGCGGCTACGCCGATACCGGCGACCTCCGGTTCGCCGCCACCCTGCTCGGTCACGCCGTGTTCGCCGAACCGGGGAACGACAGCGCGAAAGAGGCGCTGGCGCAGGTTTACGACCGGCTCGGACACGGCGCGGAGAACGGGACCTGGCGCAACTTCTACCTGACCGGCGCCCAGGAACTGCGTAAAGGACCTAGCCCGACGGACATCCAGTCGGCCAGCCCCGAGATGATGACCGCCCTGACGTTGGAGATGATCGTCGACTCGCTCGCGGTCCGGATCGACGGCCTGCGCGCCGCCGCGGTCGACTTCGCCATGGACTGGGAACTCACCGACGAGAACCGCGTGCACCGCATCACCCTGTCCAACGGCGCACTCAGCCATCGCACCCCGACATCGGAGACCCCGGTCGCCGGTCCCGCGGATCTCACGCTGACGCTCACCAAGAAACAGCTCTTGAAAGCAGTGGGCGGCCAGGGTTTCGAGGGTGTGACGATCACCGGCGACAAGAGCCTGCTGGAGACCTTCATCGGGCTGCTCGAGACTCCCGACCCGCAGTTCCCCATCGTCACACCCTGA
- a CDS encoding DUF7144 family membrane protein codes for MAHSATHPPQPVRQPARQSVAAVGVMTVAAILLGVAVLGVIEGISSLHNDPYSGAPPSYSYRMTPSVWGWVHISYSILLAAVGVALIAGAAWARMATIAIAAATMVANFLWLPHAPGWATIVIVVCAVALWTVSSWHPEET; via the coding sequence GTGGCGCATTCGGCAACTCATCCGCCACAGCCTGTGCGACAACCCGCGCGGCAATCGGTCGCCGCCGTCGGGGTGATGACCGTCGCGGCGATCCTGCTCGGGGTCGCGGTGCTGGGGGTGATCGAGGGCATCTCGTCACTGCACAACGATCCGTACTCGGGGGCCCCGCCGTCCTACAGCTATCGCATGACACCCTCGGTGTGGGGCTGGGTCCACATCAGTTACAGCATCCTGTTGGCGGCGGTCGGGGTCGCTCTCATCGCCGGAGCCGCGTGGGCGCGGATGGCGACGATCGCGATCGCCGCGGCGACCATGGTCGCGAACTTCCTGTGGCTCCCGCACGCACCGGGATGGGCCACGATAGTGATCGTGGTGTGCGCGGTGGCTCTGTGGACCGTCTCGTCCTGGCACCCCGAAGAGACGTAG
- a CDS encoding response regulator yields the protein MKNPPEQAQESGPHPTVLVVDDEPQILRAMRINLSVRGYEVVTAATGAGALRAATERRPDVVVLDLGLPDIDGIEVLAGLRGWTRVPVIVLSARTDAADKVDALDAGADDYITKPFGMDEFLARLRAALRRATASAEIDEPVVVTDSFTVDLAAKKVLKAGAEVHLTPTEWGVLEMLVRNRGKLVGRTELLREVWGPAYQTETHYLRVYLAQLRRKLEDDPSHPRHLVTEPGMGHRFRQ from the coding sequence ATGAAGAACCCGCCGGAGCAGGCACAGGAGTCGGGGCCGCACCCGACAGTCCTGGTGGTCGACGACGAACCGCAGATCCTGCGCGCGATGCGGATCAACCTGTCGGTGCGTGGGTACGAGGTAGTGACCGCCGCCACCGGAGCGGGCGCGTTGCGTGCGGCCACCGAGCGCAGACCCGATGTGGTGGTGCTGGATCTGGGCCTGCCCGATATCGACGGCATCGAGGTGCTGGCGGGGCTGCGCGGCTGGACCCGGGTGCCGGTGATCGTGCTCTCCGCCCGCACCGATGCGGCCGACAAGGTGGACGCGCTCGACGCCGGCGCCGACGACTACATCACCAAACCGTTCGGCATGGACGAATTCCTGGCCCGGTTGCGGGCGGCGCTGCGGCGCGCGACGGCGTCGGCGGAGATCGACGAACCGGTGGTCGTGACCGATTCGTTCACCGTCGATCTGGCGGCCAAGAAAGTCCTCAAAGCCGGCGCCGAGGTGCATCTGACACCCACCGAATGGGGTGTGCTGGAGATGCTGGTGCGCAATCGCGGGAAACTGGTGGGCCGCACGGAGCTGTTGCGCGAGGTCTGGGGTCCGGCCTACCAGACCGAAACCCACTATCTACGTGTCTATCTCGCCCAGTTGCGCCGCAAACTCGAGGACGACCCGTCGCATCCGCGACACCTGGTGACCGAACCGGGTATGGGTCACCGGTTCCGGCAGTAG